One window from the genome of Acinetobacter sp. ANC 7912 encodes:
- a CDS encoding AarF/ABC1/UbiB kinase family protein, translated as MSDQNDKLKQLKTSSMDRRLSIAKASLLAGTRWAASNASSMFSSEEEKEKKRKKAMKEQADYLVAEIGKLKGSIVKIGQMMALYGEHFLPEEITQALNTLNNQTVALAWPAIKAQLQAQLGSKLDDLTVDHEPLGTASLAQVHRARRKSDGLELVLKIQYPGVADAIDSDMSLFRNMLKLTRMVPQTREFDEWFYEVRDMMHREVDYKIEAATTRRFGQRLQNDSRYIVPTIIDDYSTDRVLCMTYEHGVPINSPVMLSLPQERRSRLGEASLEIAVREIFEWGEMQTDPNFGNYLVRLGNGADIEDKIVLLDFGAIRQFDAHLLKVARNLIEAGYHHDPDMMVRAMTGYEFFDSIPQSIKPDMAKVFLLATEAFSSPMNNKDLPPGVMDEFYRYDWKKSQLHSRVMQQASKSMASRYFSVPPKEFMFISRKFIGAYTFMTVIEAKTDVRSMVKRHL; from the coding sequence ATGTCAGATCAGAACGATAAGCTCAAACAACTAAAAACTTCATCTATGGATCGACGCTTATCGATCGCCAAGGCATCCTTACTTGCAGGCACCCGTTGGGCGGCATCGAATGCGTCCTCAATGTTCTCTAGTGAAGAAGAAAAAGAGAAAAAACGCAAAAAGGCCATGAAAGAACAGGCGGACTATCTGGTTGCTGAAATCGGCAAACTGAAAGGCTCGATTGTGAAAATTGGCCAGATGATGGCCCTATATGGCGAACATTTTCTACCTGAAGAAATTACCCAAGCGCTAAATACCTTAAATAACCAGACTGTGGCCTTAGCTTGGCCTGCGATTAAAGCTCAACTACAAGCCCAACTCGGTTCTAAACTGGATGATCTCACTGTTGATCATGAACCCTTAGGTACAGCTTCACTGGCACAAGTCCATCGTGCACGTCGTAAGTCTGACGGCCTGGAACTGGTACTGAAGATTCAATATCCAGGTGTGGCAGACGCGATTGATTCAGACATGAGCCTGTTTAGAAACATGCTCAAGCTGACCCGCATGGTACCGCAAACCCGTGAATTTGATGAATGGTTCTATGAGGTCCGCGACATGATGCACCGTGAAGTAGACTATAAAATCGAAGCAGCAACCACACGTCGCTTTGGTCAGCGGTTGCAAAATGATTCACGCTATATCGTCCCAACCATTATTGATGATTACTCAACTGATCGCGTGCTGTGCATGACCTATGAACATGGCGTACCGATCAATAGCCCGGTGATGTTATCCCTGCCACAGGAACGTCGTAGCCGTCTTGGTGAAGCTTCACTGGAAATCGCGGTACGTGAAATCTTTGAATGGGGTGAGATGCAGACCGATCCAAACTTCGGCAACTATTTGGTTCGTCTGGGCAACGGTGCCGATATTGAAGATAAAATTGTCCTGCTCGACTTTGGCGCAATCCGTCAATTCGATGCCCATCTACTTAAAGTTGCACGTAACCTGATTGAAGCCGGCTATCACCATGATCCGGATATGATGGTACGTGCCATGACTGGTTATGAATTCTTTGATTCCATTCCACAGAGCATCAAACCGGATATGGCGAAGGTCTTCCTGCTAGCGACTGAAGCCTTCAGTTCGCCAATGAACAATAAAGACCTGCCTCCCGGTGTGATGGATGAATTTTATCGTTATGACTGGAAAAAAAGTCAACTGCATAGCCGTGTCATGCAACAGGCTTCTAAATCCATGGCCTCACGTTATTTCAGTGTACCACCTAAAGAATTTATGTTTATCAGCCGTAAATTTATCGGTGCCTATACCTTTATGACCGTAATCGAAGCCAAGACAGATGTGCGTTCCATGGTGAAACGTCATCTATAA
- a CDS encoding acyl-CoA dehydrogenase family protein — protein MSNMVNKAQGVGLSILTKIAGSELLDQFKLRKFVEKSLYQSSKAGFKTLSKTQKLLKSGQKIDKQRLPNQSKSMFDLSLNDDQRMTVDAMEQFATDVLYPLANDADYNETFPEQLWQHSIDLGLNFYALPEALGGVAVEKNIVSNVLIAEHLAKGDFSLTAGMLSTFSAINAITQWGSEQIQSDYLPSFAEDAAIRATFAVQENTPAFNPFHLQTQATANGSQYLLNGEKTMVMLAETADLYLVSAMNNGQPDVFVVQRDPSITIKKSPAMGLKATETATLYFENTPAQRLGDDDFDYSAFIDLGNLMWCAMAVGTCEAVRKYCIQYANDRTAFGEPISHRQSVAFMIADMAIETDAMRMLVLNAASLAEAGQPFHREAYLARLLCAEKSMKIGTDGVQILGGHGFTREHPVERWYRDLRATAVVHSGLHA, from the coding sequence ATGAGCAATATGGTGAACAAAGCCCAAGGAGTTGGCTTATCCATACTGACAAAAATTGCAGGTAGTGAATTGCTGGATCAATTCAAGCTACGTAAATTTGTCGAAAAGTCGCTATATCAAAGCTCAAAGGCTGGCTTTAAAACTCTGAGCAAAACCCAGAAATTGCTGAAATCAGGTCAGAAAATTGATAAACAGCGCCTGCCGAATCAAAGCAAGTCCATGTTTGATCTCAGCCTGAATGATGATCAGCGTATGACGGTAGATGCCATGGAACAGTTTGCTACTGATGTGCTTTATCCTTTGGCAAATGATGCGGATTACAATGAAACCTTTCCTGAACAGCTTTGGCAGCACAGCATTGATTTGGGACTAAATTTCTATGCCCTACCTGAAGCACTAGGTGGTGTTGCTGTAGAAAAAAATATCGTTAGTAATGTGCTGATCGCAGAACATCTAGCCAAAGGAGATTTCAGCCTAACTGCAGGCATGCTCTCTACATTTAGCGCAATCAATGCCATCACCCAATGGGGCTCTGAGCAGATCCAGTCCGATTATCTACCTTCTTTTGCTGAAGATGCTGCGATTCGTGCCACTTTTGCCGTACAGGAAAATACACCTGCATTTAATCCATTCCATCTGCAAACCCAAGCCACTGCAAATGGTAGCCAGTATCTGCTTAATGGTGAAAAAACCATGGTCATGTTGGCTGAAACTGCAGATCTTTATTTGGTCAGTGCCATGAACAACGGTCAGCCGGATGTATTTGTGGTACAGCGTGATCCAAGTATTACCATCAAGAAATCCCCTGCCATGGGCCTAAAAGCCACTGAAACCGCGACTTTGTATTTCGAGAATACACCTGCACAGCGCTTGGGTGATGATGATTTTGATTATTCTGCCTTTATTGATTTGGGCAACCTAATGTGGTGTGCCATGGCAGTTGGTACCTGCGAAGCCGTGCGTAAATACTGTATCCAATATGCCAACGATCGTACAGCTTTTGGTGAACCAATTTCACATCGTCAAAGCGTAGCTTTCATGATTGCAGATATGGCAATTGAAACCGATGCTATGCGTATGCTGGTGCTGAATGCGGCTAGCCTGGCCGAAGCAGGACAACCTTTCCATCGCGAAGCCTATTTGGCGCGTCTGCTCTGTGCTGAAAAATCCATGAAAATTGGCACCGATGGCGTACAGATTCTTGGAGGTCATGGCTTTACCCGTGAGCATCCGGTAGAGCGCTGGTATCGTGACCTGCGCGCGACTGCAGTGGTACATAGTGGGCTACATGCCTGA
- a CDS encoding acyl-CoA dehydrogenase family protein yields MNLQNPKKFKLLIDQAHEVALNVLRPISRKYDKAEHAYPKELDMLASVVDGMNAGSEGMNAGAAVNKRGDTDDSNKNGVNMSTALSIVEMCYGDTGLLLSMPRQGLGNSAIAAVANDEQLKRFDGIWAAMAITEPGCGSDSAAIRTTATKDGDDYILNGEKIFVTSGERADAVVAWATLDKSLGRAAIKSFVVLKGTPGMKIERLEHKLGIKASDTAAISFVDCRVPASNLLGNAEIDVAKGFAGVMETFDNTRPLVAAMAIGCSKASLERIKEIFKDQLNPNYSTPYLQTSNIAAQIYRMEAEWEAARLLMLKAAWMADNHKPNSREASIAKAKAGRIANEITLKCVELASSVGYNETELLEKWARDSKILDIFEGTQQIQQLIIARRELGKSSSELK; encoded by the coding sequence ATGAACTTACAGAATCCTAAAAAATTTAAGTTACTGATTGATCAGGCTCATGAAGTTGCACTGAATGTACTGCGTCCAATTTCACGCAAATATGACAAGGCAGAACATGCCTATCCGAAAGAACTGGATATGCTGGCTTCAGTGGTTGATGGCATGAATGCGGGCAGTGAAGGCATGAATGCTGGTGCTGCAGTGAATAAACGTGGCGATACCGACGATTCCAATAAAAATGGCGTAAACATGTCCACTGCTCTCAGTATCGTTGAAATGTGTTATGGCGATACCGGGCTATTACTGTCCATGCCACGTCAAGGCTTAGGTAACTCAGCAATTGCAGCAGTTGCAAATGATGAACAGCTAAAACGTTTTGACGGTATCTGGGCAGCCATGGCAATTACTGAACCGGGCTGTGGTTCCGACTCTGCTGCAATTCGTACCACCGCGACTAAAGATGGTGATGACTATATCCTGAATGGCGAGAAGATCTTTGTCACTTCGGGCGAACGTGCTGATGCTGTCGTGGCTTGGGCAACGCTAGATAAAAGTCTGGGACGTGCAGCAATCAAATCCTTTGTGGTGCTGAAAGGTACCCCAGGCATGAAAATTGAGCGTCTTGAGCACAAACTTGGTATCAAGGCATCGGATACTGCCGCGATCAGCTTTGTGGATTGCCGCGTTCCCGCATCAAACCTGCTGGGAAATGCCGAAATTGATGTCGCCAAAGGCTTTGCCGGGGTTATGGAAACCTTCGACAATACCCGTCCACTGGTTGCTGCCATGGCAATCGGCTGTTCTAAAGCCTCTCTAGAGCGCATTAAGGAAATCTTTAAGGACCAGCTCAATCCAAACTACAGTACGCCTTATCTACAAACTTCCAATATTGCTGCCCAGATTTACCGTATGGAAGCAGAATGGGAAGCAGCACGCCTGTTAATGCTGAAAGCAGCCTGGATGGCAGATAACCACAAACCAAACTCTCGTGAAGCTTCGATAGCCAAAGCTAAAGCTGGACGTATCGCCAATGAAATCACCTTAAAATGTGTCGAACTGGCGTCTTCTGTCGGCTATAACGAAACGGAGCTATTGGAAAAATGGGCACGTGATTCCAAGATTCTGGATATCTTTGAGGGTACCCAGCAGATCCAGCAATTGATCATCGCACGTCGTGAACTTGGTAAATCCTCTAGTGAACTGAAATAA
- a CDS encoding GNAT family N-acetyltransferase translates to MYSIRLIQPKDNPQIAKIIREVSVEFGLAAESGFAVGDSILDNLYEVYEQPNAAYWVIVDEQDQVYGGGGIAPLKGDPSILEIQKMYFLPAIRQHGFAKKILNVAFDFARQQNFKRIYLETTKSLWQAVKLYEKLGFKHLDQPEGNTGHSEACEIWMLKTLD, encoded by the coding sequence ATGTATTCGATACGCTTAATCCAGCCAAAAGATAATCCTCAGATCGCCAAAATTATCCGTGAAGTTTCTGTTGAATTTGGTCTCGCTGCCGAATCCGGTTTTGCGGTAGGTGATTCAATTTTGGATAATTTGTATGAAGTATATGAGCAACCTAATGCTGCTTATTGGGTCATTGTAGATGAACAAGATCAAGTCTATGGAGGTGGTGGGATTGCACCTTTAAAAGGTGACCCTAGCATTCTGGAAATTCAAAAAATGTATTTCTTACCCGCCATTCGCCAACATGGCTTTGCTAAAAAGATTTTGAATGTAGCTTTTGACTTTGCCCGTCAGCAAAATTTCAAACGAATTTATCTGGAAACCACTAAAAGCCTTTGGCAAGCAGTAAAACTGTATGAAAAATTAGGCTTTAAACATCTAGACCAACCTGAAGGCAACACCGGACATAGTGAAGCTTGTGAAATCTGGATGCTTAAAACACTCGATTAA